The Salvelinus sp. IW2-2015 linkage group LG6.2, ASM291031v2, whole genome shotgun sequence genome window below encodes:
- the LOC111965597 gene encoding LOW QUALITY PROTEIN: proton-coupled amino acid transporter 1 (The sequence of the model RefSeq protein was modified relative to this genomic sequence to represent the inferred CDS: substituted 1 base at 1 genomic stop codon) — MTSNTDNRQDGPGPVLSRISASTSEEDVLCPTPPLPPGPDSQYERIGGQTGTSFLQTLIHLLKGNIGTGLLGLPLAVRNAGLVLGPLSLFAMGIIAVHCMNLLVMCSHHLSVKXVDKPFLDYGDAVQYGMENVSWLRRYSIWGRRIVNVFLITTQLGFCCVYFVFLSDNIKQVVEASNGTTMNCBNNQTAVTVPSFDSRLYMLCFLPAVILLVFTRNXKYLAPLSLAANLAMCASLVLIYFFCFTNIPNHISLPMVGHAKDYPLFFGTAIFAFEGIGVVLPLENKMQKPQSFNMVLYLGMGIVTFLYISLGTIGYITFGEAIGGSVTLNLPNCW; from the exons ATGACCTCCAACACTGACAATCGTCAAGACG GCCCAGGTCCAGTTCTCTCCAGGATATCAGCGAGCACCTCCGAGGAGGATGTTCTCTGTCCTACTCCACCTCTGCCCCCTGGACCTGATTCTCAGTACGAGAGAATTGGAGGCCAAACAGGGACTTC GTTTTTACAGACCCTGATCCACCTCCTGAAGGGGAACATCGGTACAGGGCTGTTAGGCCTACCTCTGGCTGTCAGGAACGCAGGCCTtgtg tTAGGACCTCTGAGTCTGTTTGCCATGGGGATAATAGCAGTCCACTGTATGAACCTGCTTGTAATGTGTTCCCACCACCTCAGTGTAAAGTAA GTTGACAAGCCCTTTCTGGACTATGGTGATGCTGTGCAGTATGGTATGGAGAATGTCTCGTGGCTGAGAAGGTACTCAATATGGGGGAG GCGGATAGTTAACGTGTTTCTGATCACCACCCAGCTGGGTTTCTGCTGTGTCTACTTCGTCTTCCTCAGTGACAACATCAAACAG GTGGTGGAAGCTTCTAACGGGACAACCATGAACTGCRACAACAACCAGACGGCTGTGACCGTCCCCAGCTTTGACTCCCGTCTCTACATGTTGTGTTTCCTGCCAGCTGTTATACTCCTGGTGTTCACCCGCAACRTGAAGTACCTGGCKCCCCTCTCTCTGGCAGCCAACCTGGCCATGTGTGCTAGTCTGGTCCTCATCTACTTCTTCTGCTTCACG AACATCCCAAATCATATCAGCCTGCCGATGGTGGGTCATGCCAAAGACTACCCTCTCTTCTTTGGAACGGCCATCTTTGCTTTCGAGGGGATAGGAGTG GTCCTGCCCCTGGAGAACAAGATGCAGAAGCCTCAGAGTTTCAATATGGTTCTATATCTGGGAATGGGCATCGTCACCTTCCTCTATATCAGCTTGGGGACCATAGGGTACATCACCTTTGGAGAGGCCATAGGGGGAAGTGTCACCCTTAACTTACCCAACTGCTGGTGA
- the LOC139027957 gene encoding zinc finger protein 665-like — protein MDSVKLEDCSQTLELNVNIKDEEEEETIGKSVSHGDHVETFSTSREQQQEXHRAKRSHHCPHCEEIFPILSKLKIHLKMQRGENLYSCTACEKSFTTSRDLTVPEHTGEKPYSCTDCGKCFNRSSKLTIHQRVHTGEKPYSCSDCGSSFSQYGHLKSHQRIHTGEKPYFCADCGNSFTTSRALTIHQRVHTGEKPYFCSDCGKSFSRLDTLKNHQLIHEGQKPYSCSDCGKCFIKSAKLTIHQRVHTGEKPYTCSDCGESFSRLDALKSHQLIHKGQKPYVCSDCGKSFSQLGNLKTHQRIHSGEKPFSCSDCGKGFSVSGNLKTHQRIHKGEKPFSCSDCGKSFSMSGNLKTHLRIHKGEKPYSCSDCGKCFKTSAEVNVHWRTHTGEKPYFCDCGKSFSRLNTLKTHQRIHTGEKPFSCSVCGKSFSVSCNLKTH, from the exons atggattcagtgaagctggaagactgcagtcaaacactggagctgaatgtcaacattaaagatgaagaagaggaggagacgaTTGGGAAATCTGTTAGTCATG GAGACCATGTTGAGACATTCTCTACATCCAGAGAGCAACAGCAGGAAGRTCACAGAGCTAAGAGGTCTCACCACTGCCCACATTGTGAGGAGATTTTCCCAATTCTATCAAAGCTAAAAATACACCTAAAAATGCAAAGAGGAGAGAATCTGTATTCCTGCACTGCCTGTGAGAAGAGCTTCACAACATCAAGGGATCTGACAGTTCCAGAGCACACTGGAGAAAAGCCTTACTCCTGCACCGACTGTGGGAAATGCTTCAATAGATCATCTAAATTAACCATTCATCAGAGAgtgcacacaggagagaagccttactcctgctctgactgtggatcGAGTTTCTCCCAATATGGCCACTTAAAATCACACCAACGTATACACACCGGAGAGAAGCCATACTTCTGCGCTGACTGTGGGAATAGCTTCACAACATCGAGGGCTCTGACAATTCACCAGAGAgtgcacacaggagagaagccttatttCTGCTCTGATTGTGGAAAGAGTTTCTCCCGATTGGATACCTTAAAAAATCACCAATTAATACATGAAGGacagaagccttactcctgctctgactgtgggaaatgCTTCATTAAATCAGCTAAATTAACCATTCATCAGAGagtgcacactggagagaagccttacacctgctctgactgtggagagAGTTTCTCCCGATTGGATGCCTTAAAAAGTCACCAACTAATACATAAAGGACAGAAACCTTAcgtctgctctgactgtgggaagagtttctctcAACTGGGCAACTTAAAAACCCACCAACGTATACACTCAGGAGAGAAGCCATTCTCCTGTTCTGACTGTGGGAAGGGATTCTCCGTATCGGGCAACCTAAAAACCCACCAACGTATACATAAAGGAGAGAAGCCATTCTCCTGCTCTGattgtgggaagagtttctccATGTCAGGCAACTTAAAAACCCACCTACGTATCCAtaaaggagagaagccttactcctgctctgactgtggtaAATGCTTCAAAACATCAGCGGARGTAAATGTTcattggagaacacacacaggagagaagccttacttctgtgactgtgggaaaagtttCTCCAGGTTGAATACCTTAAAAACCCACCAACGTATACACACAGGCGAAAAGCCATTCTCCTGCTCTgtctgtgggaagagtttctctGTATCATGCAACCTAAAAACCCAC